The Leifsonia poae region AGCCTACTGTTCTGCGCGCGCATCCCGTCGCGCCGACCGCGCGAACATTTGCGCCGACCGCGCGAACATTTGCGCCATATGTCGATTCCGACCCGCTCCGATGGCGGGATTCGGCGCGAATGTTCGGCGGAAGGGTGGGGAGCGAAGGGGAGGTCAGGCGCGCACGTCGATGACGGTGCGCCCGTGGAGGCGGCCGGCCAAGATGCTCTCGGCGGCGGGGATCGCCTCGGCGAGGGCGATCACCGAGGTCATCGACGCCAGGGCGTCCGTGTCGAGGTCGGCGGCGAGGCGGCGCCAGGCCGTCTCGCGCAGTGCCGGTGGCGCCTCCACCGAGTTGATGCCGACCAGCGTGATGGCGCGCAGGATGAAGGGCAGCACCGTGGCGGGCAGGTCAGCGCCCTGAGCCAGCCCGCAGGCGGTGACGGTTCCGCCGTACTGCGTCTGGGCGAGCGCGTTGGCGAGCGTGTGGCTGCCGACCGCGTCGACGACACCCGCCCAGCGCTGAGTCTGCAGCGGGCGTCCCGGGTCGGCCAGTTCGGCCCGGTCGATGATCGCGGTCGCACCGAGAGCGGTGAGGTAGTCCGACTGCTCGGTCACCCGGCCGGTGGAGGCGGTCACCGGAAAACCGAGCCCCGCCAGCAACCCGATCGCCACCGAACCGACGCCGCCGGCCGCACCTGTGACCAGAATGCTGGAGCCGGAGGCGCGTACGGCATCCGGGTCGATCCCCGTGCGTTCGAGGGCGAGCACCGAGAGCATCGCGGTGAAGCCGGCCGTTCCGATCGCGGCGGCCTGCTCAGAGGTGAAGGTGTCGGGCACGCGCACCAGCGCATCGCCCCTGACCCGCGCGCGCTCCGCGAGACCGCCGTGGTGGGCCTCGCCGATGCCGTCGCCGTTCAGCAGCACCCGGTCGCCGCTCCGCCACCGCGGATCGTCCGACCCGGTGACCGTCCCCACCAGGTCGATGCCCGGGATGAGCGGGGAGACCCGGGCGATCCCCGGCCGGCCGGCGATGGCCAGCCCGTCTTTGAAGTTGAGGCCGGAGTATTCGACATCCACGGTGACATCACCGGGCATCAGGAACGCATCGGTGACCCGTCTGACCTCCGCCGTGTGGGCGAGGATGCGCCCGGACTCGGTCTCCTGCTCGATCACGATCGCTCGGAAGTCGCTCATGCCTTTCACCATACTCAGGCCCTCGGTCGAGCCTCCCGGCTGCGCGGCGCGTCTGGCCTTCGACCCGTCAGGCCTTCGACCCGTCTGGCCTTCGACCCGTCAGTTGAGCATCCGGGTGCCGCTCGGGATGCCGCCGCCCGCGTACAGCTCGGCGGCGGTCTCCTGCAGCGCGGTCAGCGCCACGCGCTGCGACCACGGCCCGTAGGAGACGCGCGCGACACCGAGTTCCTGCAGCCTGGCGGGCGCGACGGAGACGGGCGAGCCGATCACGCTCAGCGTGCGCTCGCCCAACCCTGCGACGAGCTGTTCGATCGTCGGCTCGTCGAGCCGGCCGGGCACGAACACGCACACGGCCCCTTCGGCGAGATAGGCACGGCCGCGCTCGATCGCCTCGGCCGTCTTCTCGGCGTCCGTGCGCCCTTCGCCGAGCAGGAAGGCGTCCGTGCGAGCGTTCAGCACGAACGGCACTCCCTCCGCTTCGGCGGCCGAGAGCGCGGCGCGAACGGCGGCGACCGAGTCGGCGAACGGCGGCGACCGAGTCGGCGAACGGGCGCATCGCATCCTCGAGGTTCGCGCCGACCACACCGATGCCCACGGCTCGGCGCACGGTCTCCCCGGCGTCGCCGTACCCGGCTTCCAGATCG contains the following coding sequences:
- a CDS encoding isocitrate lyase/phosphoenolpyruvate mutase family protein; protein product: MRCARSPTRSPPFADSVAAVRAALSAAEAEGVPFVLNARTDAFLLGEGRTDAEKTAEAIERGRAYLAEGAVCVFVPGRLDEPTIEQLVAGLGERTLSVIGSPVSVAPARLQELGVARVSYGPWSQRVALTALQETAAELYAGGGIPSGTRMLN
- a CDS encoding MDR family oxidoreductase; this encodes MSDFRAIVIEQETESGRILAHTAEVRRVTDAFLMPGDVTVDVEYSGLNFKDGLAIAGRPGIARVSPLIPGIDLVGTVTGSDDPRWRSGDRVLLNGDGIGEAHHGGLAERARVRGDALVRVPDTFTSEQAAAIGTAGFTAMLSVLALERTGIDPDAVRASGSSILVTGAAGGVGSVAIGLLAGLGFPVTASTGRVTEQSDYLTALGATAIIDRAELADPGRPLQTQRWAGVVDAVGSHTLANALAQTQYGGTVTACGLAQGADLPATVLPFILRAITLVGINSVEAPPALRETAWRRLAADLDTDALASMTSVIALAEAIPAAESILAGRLHGRTVIDVRA